Proteins encoded together in one Miscanthus floridulus cultivar M001 chromosome 16, ASM1932011v1, whole genome shotgun sequence window:
- the LOC136512504 gene encoding protein IQ-DOMAIN 6-like, translating to MWAQGSSYRTSVGSAADPAARPPPLPVAARRRSKFESPLHDRRTVCLLLPHRRGRKGQRLPPPPSPLLHWLLLLPFCRVPSRLGFSSSISQCRLASAPTQPSGSFGRAEEVSSRVSHCAAPMGASGKWIKSLVALKAPEKAAGHKGGRKWRLWRSSSAASRASAGEGSALASEASSASADSFSSVLAAVVRAPPRDFMLIKQEWAAVRIQTAFRAFLARRALKALRGIVRLQALVRGRLVRKQLAVTLKCMHALLRVQERARERRARSSADGHGSRGQDALIGRASSTKDAMEQWCDHHGSVDEVRSKIHMKHEGAAKRERAIAYALSHQPRGAKHKGRPSSPASCVRSHEPNRCNHDLSYLEGWMATKPWETRIMEGNHTDSQLAKNCEEANLPASKLSDASSVKIRRNNVTTRVAAAKPPPPSVLSAASSDSVCDESSPSRSSVTLTSATNTVLASEARSDSCNAGGPNYMSLTKSAKARLSGCSSSHRGSSFQRQRSRDMSRVALSSIDTQSNAGSEISVTSKRLNSMSLKGSRSMTRSLDQENDY from the exons atgtgggcccagggCTCCTCGTACCGCACGTCAGTTGGGAGCGCCGCGGATCCCGCGGCCCGGCCGCCACCTTTGCCGGTTGCTGCTCGCCGCCGTTCGAAATTTGAATCCCCGCTACACGATCGGCGAACGGTTTGTTTGCTCCTCCCGCACCGTCGTGGCCGAAAAGGACAACGGCTAcctcctccaccatccccacTACTTCACTGGTTGCTTCTCCTTCCATTTTGTCGCGTCCCGTCTCGCCTCGGCTTCTCCTCCTCCATATCCCAGTGCCGACTGGCGAGTGCCCCCACACAACCAAGCGGAAGCTTTGGCCGAGCAGAGGAAGTAAGCAGTCGCGTCTCGCATTGCGCGGCGCCAATGGGGGCGTCGGGGAAGTGGATCAAGTCGCTGGTGGCCCTGAAGGCGCCCGAGAAGGCGGCGGGGCACAAGGGCGGCCGCAAGTGGCGTCTGTGGCGGAGCTCGTCGGCCGCTTCCAGGGCCAGCGCCGGCGAGGGCAGCGCGCTGGCGTCCGAGGCTTCTTCGGCGTCGGCCGACTCGTTCAGCTCCGTCCTCGCCGCCGTGGTCCGCGCGCCGCCCAGGGATTTCATGCTCATCAAGCAGGAATGGGCCGCCGTCCGCATCCAGACCGCCTTCCGCGCGTTCTTG GCGAGACGGGCGTTGAAGGCGCTGAGGGGCATCGTCCGGCTGCAGGCGCTGGTGCGCGGCCGGCTCGTGCGCAAACAACTGGCCGTCACGCTCAAGTGCATGCACGCGCTGCTGCGGGTGCAGGAACGCGCCCGGGAGCGCCGGGCGCGCTCGTCCGCTGACGGCCACGGTTCCCGGGGCCAGGACGCGCTCATCGGCCGTGCCAGTTCTACCAAAGACGCTATG GAACAATGGTGTGACCATCACGGATCTGTTGATGAAGTAAGATCAAAGATACACATGAAGCATGAAGGTGCAGCAAAGAGAGAAAGGGCTATTGCCTATGCTCTGTCTCACCAG CCTCGGGGTGCAAAACACAAGGGAAGACCAAGTTCTCCTGCTAGCTGTGTTAGAAGCCATGAGCCTAATAGGTGCAATCACGACTTGAGTTACTTGGAAGGATGGATGGCAACAAAGCCATGGGAGACCAGAATTATGGAGGGAAACCATACCGACTCGCAGCTCGCGAAGAACTGCGAGGAGGCGAACTTGCCTGCCTCCAAGCTTTCTGATGCTAGCTCAGTCAAAATCAGAAGAAACAATGTCACAACCAGGGTAGCAGCAGCCAAGCCGCCTCCTCCTTCGGTGCTGTCAGCTGCTTCTTCCGACTCTGTGTGCGACGAGAGCTCTCCGTCGAGATCATCAGTGACCTTGACGTCTGCTACCAACACTGTTTTAGCATCAGAAGCAAGATCAGACAGTTGCAACGCCGGAGGACCGAACTACATGAGCTTGACCAAGTCTGCCAAAGCGAGGCTGAGTGGCTGCAGCAGCAGCCACCGAGGGTCGTCGTTCCAGCGGCAACGGTCCAGGGACATGTCAAGGGTGGCTCTGTCTTCAATCGACACCCAGAGCAACGCAGGCTCAGAGATTTCAGTCACCTCCAAGAGACTGAACAGCATGTCCCTGAAAGGAAGCCGGAGCATGACGAGAAGCTTGGACCAGGAGAATGACTATTGA
- the LOC136511277 gene encoding uncharacterized protein — protein sequence MWYFGWFWGLLCSAGNPPWQRTPVAKKKSNPPLLPSPPARKQAAAFTSRRAPLEVERRLATRRAALHLHAAPASAPSRRLASKPRRAPLPSRVPPRRPRVQSVPVPPRLQSAPLPPRLQSAPVPPRLQSAPVPHRLQAARGAASASTSGRIKPGATFTSLVRMDNSDTLAVRFHFGGSFQSIDGLILYVGGDIGMSYIELNKISLPEIKGHLEDHFKIDNVVRMHWLKPGKELSNGLVLLVDDASCQLMADGTSYAKIADIYAEELGVQKMQQWSVDEEEQCAHGDEEWLYNSHEITAVEEDGSDREQEEAGKEECYSIEEEYNVVESDDSSDEDYLQLHSWAHSHLSTFMLPEWYNSLQKIHQLAKLDQVKQHQARLKQGEQGEEARLQ from the exons ATGTGGTATTTTGGGTGGTTTTGGGGGTTGTTGTGCTCAGCTGGCAATCCACCGTGGCAGAGGACCCCTgtagcaaaaaaaaaatccaatccCCCTCTCTTGCCCTCTCCGCCCGCACGCAAACAGGCCGCGGCCTTCACGTCGCGTCGGGCTCCGCTCGAAGTCGAGCGCCGCCTCGCCACCAGGCGCGCCGCGCTTCACCTCCACGCCGCGCCGGCCTCCGCTCCAAGTCGCCGCCTCGCCTCCAAGCCGCGACGGGCTCCGCTTCCAAGCCGGGTGCCGCCACGTCGGCCTCGCGTCCAGTCCGTGCCGGTGCCACCTCGCCTCCAGTCCGCGCCGTTGCCACCTCGTCTGCAGTCTGCGCCAGTGCCGCCTCGCCTCCAGTCAGCGCCGGTGCCGCATCGCCTCCAGGCCGCGCGGGGCGCAGCCTCCGCCTCCACATCGGGCCGCATCAAGCCAGGCGCCACCTTCACCTCGTTGGTCAG GATGGACAACAGTGATACTCTTGCTGTTCGGTTCCACTTTGGTGGGTCTTTCCAGAGCATTGATGGGCTCATCTTGTACGTTGGCGGAGACATTGGTATGAGTTACATAGAGCTCAACAAGATTTCGCTACCTGAGATCAAAGGGCACCTAGAGGATCACTTCAAAATTGATAATGTTGTCAGGATGCATTGGCTGAAACCGGGCAAAGAGCTGTCAAATGGGCTAGTGCTACTAGTTGATGATGCGTCATGTCAGTTGATGGCGGATGGCACAAGCTATGCTAAAATTGCAGATATTTATGCTGAGGAATTAGGAGTTCAGAAAATGCAGCAGTGGTCTGTTGATGAAGAAGAGCAATGTGCTCATGGTGATGAAGAGTGGTTGTATAATTCTCATGAAATTACAGCAGTAGAAGAAGATGGCAGTGATCGGGAACAAGAAGAAGCAGGAAAGGAAGAATGTTACAGTATTGAAGAAGAATACAATGTAGTTGAATCAGATGACTCCTCAGATGAAGATTACTTGCAATTACATTCCTGGGCACATTCTCATTTGTCAACCTTTATGTTACCTGAGTGGTACAACAGCCTGCAGAAAATACATCAACTAGCCAAGCTAGACCAAGTCAAGCAACATCAAGCCAGGCTCAAACAAGGGGAACAAGGGGAGGAAGCCAGGCTCCAATAA